A single Pristis pectinata isolate sPriPec2 chromosome 22, sPriPec2.1.pri, whole genome shotgun sequence DNA region contains:
- the paqr7b gene encoding membrane progestin receptor alpha-B encodes MTTVVMEQIGRLFINIQQIRQIPSLVEQSIPSLPCTVKDWEVPRIFREPYIHSGYRPVEQNWRYYFFTLFLRHNESVNVWSHLFAALIILLKLQEFSQTVDFWSDQHALPLLILLLSAFNYLTCSFLAHLLHARSEFAHYSFFFMDYVGVAVYQYGSALVHYYYSIEEEWYHIIKTFYLPVATLLAWMSCVGCCYAKSNAKVLHPWSRKLYQIVPAGLAYMLDISPVVHRIYSCNSFSCTDSSIWYHECQIIFFLISAHFFSCPHPEKWLPGKCDIFLQGHQIFHIFMVLCTLAQLEAIHLDYKHRQHFYQIWHSDSTWSVLVCFALIISSSIITAAYMRHLIKIKLGLKEK; translated from the coding sequence ATGACGACTGTTGTGATGGAGCAAATCGGTAGACTCTTCATCAACATCCAGCAGATCCGTCAGATCCCGAGCCTAGTGGAGCAGTCCATTCCCAGCCTGCCTTGCACCGTGAAGGATTGGGAGGTGCCGCGGATATTCCGGGAGCCGTACATCCACTCTGGCTACAGGCCTGTGGAGCAGAACTGGCGGTACTACTTCTTTACCTTGTTCCTGCGGCACAATGAGTCCGTCAACGTTTGGTCCCATCTCTTTGCTGCGCTGATCATCCTCCTAAAACTGCAGGAGTTCTCCCAGACGGTGGACTTCTGGTCAGACCAGCACGCATTGCCACTGTTGATCCTCCTGCTGTCTGCCTTCAACTATTTAACCTGCAGCTTCCTTGCCCACCTTCTGCACGCTCGCTCGGAATTTGCCCATTACTCCTTTTTCTTCATGGACTATGTTGGTGTGGCAGTCTATCAGTATGGGAGTGCTTTGGTCCACTATTACTACTCCATTGAAGAGGAATGGTACCACATCATCAAAACATTCTACCTCCCCGTGGCTACCCTGTTGGCTTGGATGTCCTGTGTAGGATGCTGCTATGCAAAATCCAACGCCAAGGTACTGCACCCTTGGTCACGCAAACTCTACCAGATAGTCCCAGCTGGGCTGGCCTACATGCTGGACATTAGTCCTGTGGTTCACCGGATATACAGCTGCAATTCCTTCAGTTGTACTGACTCTTCCATTTGGTACCATGAATGCCAGATCATCTTCTTCCTCATAAGTGCTCATTTCTTCTCTTGCCCTCACCCAGAGAAGTGGCTCCCAGGAAAGTGCGACATCTTCCTACAGGGGCATCAGATTTTCCACATCTTCATGGTCCTCTGCACCCTGGCCCAATTGGAAGCTATCCATTTGGATTATAAACATAGGCAGCATTTCTATCAGATTTGGCACAGCGACTCCACCTGGTCTGTGCTGGTCTGTTTTGCATTGAtcatttcctccagcattatcacagCGGCTTACATGAGGCACCTCATCAAAATCAAACTTGGTCTCAAGGAGAAATGA